A region from the Lytechinus variegatus isolate NC3 chromosome 6, Lvar_3.0, whole genome shotgun sequence genome encodes:
- the LOC121416934 gene encoding uncharacterized protein LOC121416934 encodes MDYTSLIAAGEKFGFTGEDLRNFVSEEQKKQREERVQLLELRRQEKETAEIQLEIERQRNAKSESSSDGIRARSPKLPRFYEDKDNIDAYLQRFERYAQSQSWPTTDWAMNLSALLTGKALDVHARLTSDEAKDYRTLKTALLKAFQLTAEGFRAKFYSGKPANGETASQYANRLENYLTRWIDLSSINHRYECLFDLLLREHFMNGCHRDLAIFLRERQPKTTKDTVKLAEQYLDARGGVFRAPPQQRNNPTVHTTRPEGKTYTPQTPPRPRTPQTCYTCNQPGHLSRNCPKQATKPNVPKTCFICHKPGHFANNCRFSSIKSAGLLVSQEPEAACESEVESGTDADYSQPEYSEPIPHSPCQCPSCINTQVRIEASCMVVRMPPDTPPFEPTADHVTFSCGHRLPLMSAACSDEYVVKDMPVVEGMIDNKIISVLRDSGCSGAIIKQDLVSQKQMTGEECTCVLIDRTLRTFPIAMIDVNTPFYVGKVRALCVKTPLYDLILGNIPGVKSPDHPDPHWKPTKIVTPGCAVQTRAQTQREGKPFRPLKTPNAMEDIVTPSVLKEAQQKDQTLHRLRELADSGAEKVSRHSNISSFKYRDGILFRVFHSSNTDPDSVIKQVVVPSEYRKQVMHMAHENLLGGHQGAKKTTEKILTNFFWPGISSDVTRYVRSCDVCQRTLAKGRVTKVPLGKMPLIEVPFERIAVDIVGPIHPMTDNKNRYILTVIDYATRYPEAVPLPSIETERVAEALVSIFTRVGIPKEMLTDQGAQFTSDLMKEVSKLLSIHHFTTSPYHPAANGLVERFNGTLKQMLKRMCAENPKDWDRYITPLLFAVRESPQESMGFSPFELLYGRKVRGPLDILKELWTGEVETAETKSTYHYILDLRNRIDETCRNAHAQLQ; translated from the coding sequence atggatTATACTAGTTTAATTGCAGCTGGTGAAAAGTTTGGGTTTACTGGCGAAGACCTTAGAAATTTTGTTTCAGAAGAACAGAAAAAGCAAAGGGAAGAGAGAGTTCAGTTGTTAGAATTAAGGAGACAGGAAAAAGAAACAGCAGAAATACAGTTAGAGATAGAACGCCAAAGAAATGCAAAAAGTGAATCAAGTTCTGATGGTATTAGAGCTAGGTCTCCAAAGTTACCTCGATTTTATGAAGACAAAGATAACATTGATGCTTACTTACAACGATTTGAACGTTATGCCCAAAGCCAAAGTTGGCCAACCACAGATTGGGCAATGAATCTTAGTGCTTTACTCACAGGAAAAGCCCTTGATGTACATGCTAGATTGACCAGTGATGAAGCAAAAGATTACAGGACACTGAAGACAGCCCTCCTGAAGGCCTTCCAGCTTACAGCAGAAGGATTCCGTGCGAAGTTTTATTCAGGTAAACCAGCCAACGGAGAAACCGCATCTCAATATGCGAACAGACTGGAGAACTACTTAACTAGATGGATTGACCTCTCCAGCATCAACCATCGATATGAATGCCTATTTGATCTTCTTCTCAGAGAACATTTCATGAATGGGTGCCATCGTGACTTAGCCATTTTCCTGAGGGAAAGACAGCCGAAGACTACTAAAGACACCGTGAAACTGGCAGAACAATACTTAGACGCAAGAGGAGGCGTGTTCAGAGCACCACCGCAACAGAGGAATAACCCTACAGTGCATACCACAAGACCAGAAGGTAAAACTTATACTCCTCAAACTCCACCCCGACCCCGAACACCACAAACGTGTTACACATGTAACCAACCAGGTCACTTGTCTAGAAATTGCCCCAAACAGGCAACCAAACCTAATGTGCCTAAGACTTGTTTTATATGTCATAAACCGGGTCACTTTGCTAATAATTGTCGTTTCTCTTCCATTAAGTCAGCAGGTTTATTGGTATCACAGGAACCAGAAGCAGCCTGCGAATCAGAAGTTGAATCAGGAACCGATGCTGATTATTCACAACCCGAATATTCAGAACCTATCCCACACAGTCCATGTCAATGTCCATCTTGTATTAACACACAGGTTCGAATAGAAGCCTCATGCATGGTGGTAAGGATGCCACCCGATACCCCTCCTTTTGAACCCACAGCAGACCATGTCACATTTAGTTGCGGACACAGGTTACCACTGATGAGCGCTGCATGCTCTGATGAGTATGTAGTCAAAGACATGCCAGTTGTTGAAGGTATGatagataacaaaataatttcagtTCTAAGAGACAGTGGTTGCAGCGGAGCAATCATCAAACAAGATCTCGTATCACAAAAACAAATGACAGGTGAAGAATGTACTTGTGTTCTAATTGATCGTACATTGAGAACCTTCCCAATTGCAATGATTGATGTAAACACCCCCTTTTACGTTGGTAAAGTTCGTGCATTATGTGTAAAAACTCCTCTCTATGATCTAATTCTAGGAAACATTCCTGGTGTAAAATCACCAGATCATCCAGACCCACATTGGAAGCCGACAAAGATTGTCACGCCAGGTTGCGCAGTACAGACTAGAGCACAAACACAACGAGAAGGCAAGCCATTTCGTCCGCTCAAGACTCCTAATGCCATGGAAGACATTGTGACGCCATCAGTTCTGAAAGAAGCGCAGCAGAAGGATCAGACTTTGCATCGACTACGAGAATTGGCCGACAGCGGTGCAGAGAAAGTAAGTCGCCATAGTAACATCTCTTCATTCAAGTACAGAGATGGAATACTGTTTAGAGTATTTCATTCTTCCAACACAGATCCAGATTCAGTAATCAAACAAGTAGTTGTACCAAGCGAGTACCGTAAACAGGTTATGCACATGGCCCATGAGAATCTCCTAGGAGGTCATCAAGGTGCAAAGAAGACAACAGAGAAAATTCTCACCAATTTCTTTTGGCCTGGGATAAGTTCGGATGTTACAAGATATGTCCGATCATGTGATGTATGTCAGCGTACATTAGCTAAAGGCCGAGTAACCAAAGTTCCCTTGGGGAAAATGCCGCTCATAGAAGTCCCCTTTGAGCGTATAGCCGTAGACATAGTAGGACCAATACATCCCATGACCGATAACAAAAATCGTTATATTCTCACTGTTATAGATTACGCCACCAGATATCCTGAAGCAGTTCCTCTACCAAGCATCGAGACAGAAAGAGTCGCCGAGGCCCTTGTTAGCATCTTCACCCGAGTTGGAATTCCAAAGGAAATGCTGACTGATCAAGGAGCCCAGTTTACATCAGATCTCATGAAAGAAGTAAGCAAGCTACTTTCTATCCATCACTTCACAACATCACCGTACCACCCAGCAGCAAATGGTCTCGTTGAACGTTTTAATGGAACCCTCAAACAGATGCTGAAACGTATGTGTGCAGAGAACCCGAAGGATTGGGACAGGTATATCACCCCACTTCTGTTTGCAGTCAGAGAATCACCACAAGAAAGTATGGGCTTCTCACCGTTTGAGCTTCTCTACGGAAGGAAAGTTCGCGGACCCCTCGACATTCTCAAGGAACTCTGGACTGGTGAAGTTGAAACAGCTGAAACGAAATCCACCTACCACTACATCTTGGATCTCCGTAACAGGATCGATGAGACATGTAGAAATGCCCATGCCCAGCTTCAATAG